In Chryseobacterium camelliae, one DNA window encodes the following:
- a CDS encoding BrxA/BrxB family bacilliredoxin — protein MYPTDLVMPMKAELTDKGFEDLTTPAQVEEALKQSGTTLLVINSVCGCAAGAARPGVVYSLTGDKKPDHLTTVFAGFDTEAVIEARKHLAPFPPSSPCVALFKDGELVHMLERHHIEGNPAGAIAANLQAAYDEYC, from the coding sequence ATGTATCCAACAGATTTAGTAATGCCTATGAAGGCTGAACTTACAGATAAAGGCTTTGAAGATCTTACAACACCTGCTCAGGTGGAGGAAGCTTTAAAACAGTCAGGAACTACCCTGCTGGTCATCAATTCCGTATGCGGATGTGCTGCAGGTGCAGCGAGACCAGGTGTGGTATACTCTCTTACCGGAGATAAGAAACCTGACCATTTGACTACTGTTTTTGCAGGATTTGATACAGAAGCCGTAATAGAGGCCAGAAAACACCTTGCGCCGTTCCCGCCAAGCTCACCATGTGTGGCATTGTTTAAGGACGGGGAATTGGTGCATATGCTGGAAAGACACCATATTGAAGGAAATCCTGCAGGAGCCATTGCCGCAAATCTACAGGCGGCTTATGACGAATACTGCTAG
- a CDS encoding GatB/YqeY domain-containing protein, giving the protein MSLENTINEAIKTAMRAKDKVALDSLRAVKSQILLVKTEARGADVSAEQEIAILQRMVKQRKDSYDQFTAQGRNDLAEVEEAQMKVIEEFLPKQLTAEELENEMKNIIAETGAESVKDLGKVMGVASKALAGKSDGKSISEMAKKLLS; this is encoded by the coding sequence ATGAGTTTAGAAAATACCATCAACGAAGCCATAAAAACAGCCATGAGAGCAAAGGACAAAGTTGCCCTGGACTCTCTGCGGGCTGTGAAATCGCAGATATTACTGGTGAAAACGGAAGCCAGAGGCGCAGACGTTTCTGCAGAGCAGGAAATCGCCATCCTTCAGAGAATGGTGAAGCAGCGTAAGGATTCTTATGACCAGTTTACAGCACAGGGAAGAAATGATCTTGCCGAAGTGGAGGAAGCACAGATGAAGGTCATTGAAGAATTCCTTCCCAAACAGCTGACAGCAGAGGAACTGGAAAATGAAATGAAGAATATCATTGCTGAAACCGGCGCTGAGTCTGTTAAGGATCTGGGAAAAGTAATGGGCGTGGCCTCTAAGGCACTGGCAGGAAAGTCTGACGGAAAAAGCATTTCCGAAATGGCTAAGAAACTGCTGTCATAA
- the ftsZ gene encoding cell division protein FtsZ: MENLGTQGFSFDLPKGNSSIIKVIGVGGGGNNALKHMYEKGIHGVDFVVCNTDAQTLDNNPVANKVQLGTTITEGLGAGADPEVGEKSAIESIEDIKAAMGQNTKMVFITAGMGGGTGTGAAPVIAKVAKDMGILTVGIVTVPFSFEGKRRLEQAENGLDKLRNNVDSLIVINNDKLRQQFGNLGFKQGFSKADEVLTNAAKGMAEVITGYFDVNIDFRDAKSVLQNSGTALMSTGIASGENKAEEAVKKALDSPLLNDNKITGAKNVLLLIRSGVEEVTMDEIGVIMDHIQKEAGNTADIIFGVGSDEELGDSVSVLVIATGFSNDNKKFAGPTEKIKISLNDTFETPKESPFKTREERQSAPDSSQDFSGKNLFRLDDDHDLPQFSITSTEKKMILEEEEVKTEVKFFGRDEETEDHPAQEWRNDEESGEKSFVFSFDDDNDPNDLEIQSFSFETEEKKNKPASGSSSEEKPVEFSFFVHEPIDEPKADSEQPKAELTVTEKPQEQPKEEPQAETRPEIHHSEETGFTFVSKSVDQEKIVERRNKLKEFNSRYQNFDSSNEFESVPAFKRKNISIDGNNASEQNINTYLSENNGSVNIRENRFLNKDVD; encoded by the coding sequence ATGGAAAATTTAGGGACACAGGGGTTTTCGTTTGACTTGCCAAAGGGAAATTCATCCATTATAAAAGTTATCGGTGTCGGAGGCGGTGGGAACAACGCCCTTAAGCACATGTACGAGAAAGGAATCCATGGAGTGGATTTCGTGGTATGCAATACGGATGCACAGACATTAGACAATAACCCGGTTGCCAATAAGGTTCAGCTGGGAACTACCATTACTGAAGGCCTGGGTGCCGGAGCAGATCCCGAGGTAGGGGAAAAATCCGCTATTGAAAGCATTGAAGACATCAAGGCTGCCATGGGGCAGAATACCAAGATGGTCTTTATTACTGCAGGGATGGGCGGTGGTACCGGTACCGGGGCAGCACCAGTTATTGCCAAAGTAGCGAAGGACATGGGCATTCTTACCGTAGGGATCGTTACTGTTCCGTTCAGCTTTGAAGGTAAAAGAAGGCTGGAACAGGCGGAAAACGGCCTTGATAAACTAAGAAACAACGTTGATTCACTGATTGTGATCAATAACGATAAACTGAGGCAGCAATTTGGAAATCTGGGCTTCAAGCAGGGATTCTCCAAGGCTGATGAGGTGCTTACCAATGCCGCCAAAGGAATGGCAGAGGTGATTACAGGATACTTTGATGTAAACATTGACTTCAGGGATGCCAAATCCGTGCTTCAGAACTCCGGAACGGCCCTGATGTCCACCGGAATCGCTTCAGGCGAAAATAAGGCAGAAGAAGCCGTTAAAAAGGCCCTTGACTCTCCTCTATTGAACGACAATAAGATTACCGGTGCCAAAAATGTGCTCCTATTGATCCGAAGCGGTGTAGAAGAGGTAACCATGGATGAGATTGGTGTGATCATGGATCATATCCAGAAAGAAGCAGGGAATACCGCAGACATTATCTTCGGGGTAGGTTCTGATGAAGAGCTTGGTGATTCTGTAAGCGTACTGGTTATTGCTACAGGATTCTCCAATGACAATAAAAAATTTGCAGGGCCTACGGAAAAGATTAAAATCAGCCTGAACGATACTTTTGAAACCCCTAAGGAATCGCCATTCAAAACAAGGGAGGAAAGACAGTCGGCTCCTGATTCTTCGCAGGATTTCAGCGGAAAGAACCTTTTCAGGCTGGATGACGACCATGACTTGCCTCAGTTCAGCATTACTTCCACCGAGAAGAAGATGATCCTGGAAGAGGAAGAGGTGAAAACTGAAGTGAAATTCTTCGGGCGTGATGAGGAAACTGAAGACCATCCTGCCCAGGAATGGAGAAATGATGAAGAGTCCGGCGAAAAATCTTTCGTATTCTCCTTTGATGACGATAATGATCCCAACGACCTTGAGATCCAGTCGTTCTCATTTGAAACTGAAGAAAAAAAAAATAAGCCTGCATCCGGCAGTTCATCTGAGGAAAAACCTGTAGAGTTCAGTTTTTTCGTTCACGAACCCATCGATGAGCCTAAAGCGGATTCCGAACAACCTAAAGCGGAATTAACCGTTACAGAAAAGCCTCAGGAACAGCCAAAGGAAGAACCTCAGGCGGAAACCAGACCTGAAATCCACCATTCTGAAGAAACCGGATTCACATTTGTAAGCAAATCTGTAGATCAGGAAAAAATCGTGGAAAGGAGAAACAAGCTGAAAGAATTCAACTCACGGTACCAGAATTTTGACAGCAGCAATGAATTTGAATCTGTCCCTGCCTTCAAGAGAAAGAATATTTCCATTGACGGGAACAATGCTTCAGAACAGAACATCAATACGTACCTGTCTGAAAACAACGGTTCCGTAAACATCAGGGAAAACAGGTTTTTGAATAAGGATGTTGACTAG
- the ftsA gene encoding cell division protein FtsA yields the protein MENQEYSVGLDIGTTKIVAIVGRRNAHGKIEVLGVGKAKSLGVHKGIVNNISQTINSIKAAVAEAQSSAGVPIRKVTVGIAGKHIRSLQHSDYIMREHPDKFITDDDIEALKDQVKKLVMLPGEEIIHVLPQEYKVDSEGEIQEPIGMHGKRLEANFHVVVGQMGSIRNIARCVREAGLEMEALTLEPLASSESVLTKEEKEAGVAIVDIGGGTTDIAIFKDNIIRHTCVIPYGGGIITEDIKEGCSIIEKHADQLKVKFGSAVPELEKDSTYVTIPGLHGRPDKEISLKTLAQIINARVEEILEMVNTELKAYGAFEQKKKLIAGIVLTGGGSNLKHLRQLANYTTGFDSRIGFANEYIANDKNQYLKGPEFATSIGLLMESLKIRDKKQNAASQEPVEEEKQPEASAAPVEVPQMAQQEQQPVHEQHMSNEHHDSRKAKLTFGQSLMEKVKKFFEEVE from the coding sequence ATGGAAAATCAAGAGTATTCAGTAGGTCTGGACATCGGGACAACGAAGATTGTCGCGATTGTCGGAAGGAGGAATGCACATGGGAAAATAGAAGTTCTCGGTGTAGGGAAGGCAAAGAGTCTTGGTGTTCACAAAGGAATTGTGAATAATATTTCGCAAACCATTAATTCAATCAAAGCTGCTGTGGCTGAAGCACAGTCTAGCGCTGGAGTGCCAATCCGTAAAGTAACGGTAGGTATTGCAGGAAAGCACATCCGCTCCCTGCAGCACTCTGATTATATTATGCGTGAACATCCGGATAAGTTTATTACAGATGATGATATTGAAGCCCTGAAAGACCAGGTCAAGAAACTGGTCATGCTTCCTGGAGAAGAAATTATCCATGTACTTCCACAGGAGTACAAAGTAGATTCCGAAGGTGAGATTCAGGAACCTATCGGCATGCACGGAAAACGTCTGGAAGCCAACTTCCATGTTGTGGTAGGCCAGATGGGAAGCATCCGCAATATTGCACGGTGTGTAAGAGAGGCAGGCCTGGAAATGGAAGCCCTTACCCTGGAGCCTCTGGCCTCTTCGGAATCCGTTCTTACCAAAGAGGAGAAAGAAGCCGGTGTAGCTATCGTGGACATCGGAGGAGGAACTACGGATATTGCCATTTTCAAGGACAACATCATCAGACACACCTGTGTCATACCTTACGGAGGAGGAATTATCACCGAAGATATCAAGGAAGGATGCTCTATCATAGAGAAGCATGCTGACCAGCTGAAAGTTAAGTTCGGCTCAGCCGTACCGGAACTTGAAAAAGACAGTACCTACGTAACCATTCCCGGGCTTCACGGAAGGCCGGATAAGGAAATCTCCCTTAAAACCCTTGCCCAGATCATCAATGCAAGAGTGGAGGAAATCCTGGAAATGGTAAATACTGAACTGAAGGCCTATGGTGCCTTTGAACAGAAGAAGAAACTGATCGCAGGAATCGTGCTTACAGGCGGAGGTTCCAACCTGAAACACCTGCGCCAGCTGGCCAATTATACAACCGGTTTCGACAGCAGGATCGGCTTTGCAAATGAATATATTGCAAACGATAAAAATCAGTATCTTAAAGGCCCGGAATTTGCTACTTCTATCGGCTTATTGATGGAAAGCTTAAAAATCCGGGATAAGAAGCAGAATGCCGCTTCGCAGGAGCCCGTAGAGGAAGAAAAACAGCCGGAAGCTTCTGCTGCCCCTGTTGAAGTTCCTCAGATGGCACAACAGGAACAACAGCCTGTCCATGAGCAGCATATGAGCAATGAGCATCATGACAGCAGGAAGGCAAAACTGACCTTCGGACAGTCGCTGATGGAAAAAGTAAAAAAATTCTTTGAAGAAGTAGAGTAA
- a CDS encoding cell division protein FtsQ/DivIB, whose translation MKNKYRILKIAVTVIILGFLLSFSLKRFSGQKITDNKISVKLSEKTPVYFIDEKDILDIVKKENPSGKVGDLNIPVLEKKINALPAVDSANVYLNLNGKLNLDIRQRVPVFRLNTNGRDFYVDDKGVEFPISKTYSHPSMLVTGDVKPDEYRKLAELVEKIDKDDFSKKFFIGISKIKENYYLLTSEGNYKVEIGDLDHIEFKVKGFKTFVEKYLVYQDPEKYSMVSVKYQNQIVTTLNPYFKENDSILKAGKLELAKIPVIVPHTEKKAEVKPKEADRKPSQPVKAKTAAKQKAKAKEQPKKTKKQEAAKPKTKAKVKIE comes from the coding sequence ATGAAAAATAAATACAGAATACTAAAAATTGCGGTCACAGTGATCATTCTGGGATTCCTGCTGAGCTTTTCACTGAAAAGGTTCAGCGGTCAGAAGATTACGGATAACAAGATTTCTGTAAAACTGAGTGAAAAGACTCCGGTATATTTTATCGATGAAAAAGATATCCTTGATATTGTAAAAAAAGAAAACCCATCCGGGAAAGTCGGCGACCTCAATATCCCGGTCCTGGAAAAGAAAATCAATGCGCTGCCTGCTGTAGACAGTGCAAATGTGTATCTGAACCTCAACGGAAAACTGAACCTGGATATCAGGCAGAGGGTTCCGGTTTTCAGGCTCAATACCAACGGCAGGGATTTTTATGTAGATGATAAAGGCGTGGAATTTCCGATTTCCAAAACCTATTCCCATCCTTCCATGCTTGTCACCGGCGATGTGAAGCCTGATGAATACAGGAAACTGGCAGAACTGGTTGAAAAGATCGATAAAGATGATTTCAGTAAAAAATTCTTCATCGGTATTTCAAAAATTAAAGAAAATTATTATCTTCTTACCAGCGAAGGGAATTATAAGGTTGAAATCGGGGATCTGGACCATATTGAGTTCAAGGTAAAGGGCTTTAAGACCTTTGTAGAGAAATACCTGGTGTACCAGGACCCGGAAAAGTACAGTATGGTTTCCGTGAAATACCAGAACCAGATTGTCACCACGCTTAACCCATACTTCAAGGAAAACGACAGCATCCTAAAGGCTGGTAAGCTGGAGCTGGCCAAAATTCCCGTCATTGTTCCGCATACGGAAAAAAAGGCGGAAGTAAAACCTAAAGAGGCAGACAGGAAACCTTCACAGCCTGTCAAAGCAAAGACAGCGGCAAAACAGAAAGCGAAAGCAAAAGAACAGCCGAAGAAAACAAAAAAGCAGGAAGCGGCAAAGCCGAAAACAAAGGCTAAAGTAAAAATAGAATAG
- the murC gene encoding UDP-N-acetylmuramate--L-alanine ligase, translated as MKLLETYQNFYFVGIGGIGMSALARYFHASGKKVLGYDKTNTKLTRQLMEEGIDIVFEDLIDERITALNQEQTLVIYTPAIKTLGILDYFNDHGFEVKKRAKVLGLITENTDCIAVAGTHGKTTTSTLVSHLCKEADLPFSCFLGGISENFRSNFLYNGTKYSVVEADEYDRSFLNLSPDWAVITSIDADHLDIYGDKHTIEEGFRQFATLVPNDRQLFVRKGIEIGRDHRTYAVNEKADYYSDNLRMEHDRIYFDFHTPEETVRDFVWEIPGIHNVENATVALAILHNLGVDFQTLKKAIASFKGIKRRYTKHIYPNGKIYIDDYAHHPTEINAVLGSVKTFYPDKKLLVVFQPHLFSRTRDFADGFAESLSQPDELILLDIYPARELQENFEGITSQWLLEKVTLNKKEVSSLVDAFRRIKEKDFDILLTIGAGNIDTLYDPVCEWMNASAQIAGEE; from the coding sequence ATGAAATTATTGGAAACATATCAGAATTTTTACTTCGTTGGGATCGGAGGCATCGGCATGTCTGCTCTGGCACGCTATTTCCATGCTTCCGGCAAAAAAGTTCTCGGGTACGATAAAACCAATACCAAACTGACCCGGCAGCTGATGGAAGAAGGAATCGATATTGTTTTTGAAGACCTGATCGACGAAAGGATCACTGCCCTTAATCAGGAGCAGACTTTAGTCATCTATACCCCGGCAATTAAAACGCTGGGTATTCTGGATTATTTCAATGACCATGGTTTCGAGGTTAAAAAAAGAGCCAAGGTGCTGGGCCTGATCACAGAAAATACAGACTGCATCGCTGTGGCAGGTACACATGGTAAAACAACCACTTCTACTCTGGTTTCACACCTGTGTAAAGAGGCTGACCTTCCGTTTTCGTGCTTCCTGGGAGGGATTTCTGAAAATTTCCGGTCCAATTTCCTCTATAACGGAACCAAATATTCTGTGGTGGAAGCTGATGAGTACGACAGAAGTTTCCTGAACCTCTCCCCCGACTGGGCTGTCATCACCTCTATTGATGCAGACCACCTGGATATTTACGGTGACAAACATACCATTGAAGAAGGATTCAGGCAGTTTGCCACCCTGGTACCAAATGACAGGCAGCTGTTCGTGAGGAAAGGTATTGAAATAGGACGGGATCACCGAACCTATGCCGTAAACGAAAAAGCAGATTATTATTCGGATAACCTGCGCATGGAACACGACAGGATTTATTTTGACTTCCATACACCGGAGGAAACCGTACGGGATTTCGTATGGGAGATTCCGGGTATCCATAATGTTGAAAACGCCACGGTGGCTCTAGCGATCCTTCACAATCTAGGGGTGGATTTCCAAACCCTGAAAAAAGCCATCGCCAGTTTTAAAGGCATCAAAAGAAGATATACCAAACACATCTATCCAAACGGTAAAATCTATATTGATGATTATGCGCACCATCCTACTGAAATCAATGCGGTACTGGGATCGGTAAAGACATTTTACCCGGATAAAAAGCTGCTGGTCGTATTTCAGCCGCACCTGTTCAGCCGTACCCGGGATTTTGCAGATGGTTTTGCAGAAAGCCTGAGCCAGCCGGATGAGCTGATTTTGCTGGATATATACCCCGCAAGGGAACTCCAGGAAAACTTTGAAGGTATCACCTCCCAATGGCTGCTGGAAAAAGTAACGTTAAATAAAAAAGAGGTATCGTCCTTAGTCGATGCCTTCAGAAGGATAAAAGAGAAAGATTTTGATATCCTTCTCACGATAGGCGCAGGGAATATTGATACCCTGTATGATCCTGTCTGCGAGTGGATGAATGCTTCTGCGCAAATTGCAGGGGAAGAATAA
- the murG gene encoding undecaprenyldiphospho-muramoylpentapeptide beta-N-acetylglucosaminyltransferase, translated as MNRKLKVLLSGGGTGGHIFPAIAIADEIRKRFPDAEFLFIGANGKMEMEKVPQAGYIIEGIDIAGIDRGNLLSNLGLPFKILKSLSRSRAIIKRFAPDLAIGTGGFASGPALYEAGKLGIPIFIQEQNAHAGVTNKILSKKAKAVFTAYPKVDGFPADKIHFLGNPIRSNIVSGMKDTVAAKQEMGLAPDKLTILSVGGSLGSRTLNNAWKAHLNDIISKDYQLIWQTGKLDYKEIAEETKSISGDNIRILEFIKDMETAYSAADVIVSRAGAIAISELAVARKPVLLVPFPFAAEDHQTKNAMTLVEKNAARMVKDSEMQEKFWTALSEICEDEALRKEMSQNLQYFAKPDAAREIVEEIIKKL; from the coding sequence ATGAACAGAAAACTAAAAGTATTGCTATCCGGCGGAGGAACAGGAGGACATATCTTCCCGGCCATTGCCATTGCAGATGAAATCCGCAAAAGATTTCCTGATGCAGAGTTTCTGTTCATCGGGGCCAACGGAAAAATGGAGATGGAGAAGGTTCCGCAGGCCGGTTATATCATTGAAGGGATTGATATTGCAGGGATCGACAGGGGCAACCTGTTATCCAACCTGGGGCTGCCTTTTAAAATCCTGAAAAGCCTTTCCAGATCCAGGGCCATCATTAAAAGGTTTGCTCCGGATCTTGCCATCGGTACAGGTGGTTTCGCCAGTGGTCCGGCCTTATACGAAGCCGGTAAGCTCGGTATCCCTATTTTTATTCAGGAGCAGAATGCCCATGCAGGAGTAACGAATAAGATTTTAAGCAAGAAAGCCAAAGCGGTTTTTACAGCCTACCCGAAAGTGGATGGTTTTCCGGCTGATAAAATACACTTCCTGGGAAATCCCATCCGTTCCAATATTGTTTCGGGAATGAAAGATACGGTGGCGGCTAAACAGGAAATGGGGCTCGCCCCTGATAAACTGACCATTCTTTCCGTAGGCGGATCTTTAGGCTCAAGAACCCTGAACAACGCCTGGAAAGCCCACTTGAATGACATCATCAGCAAAGATTACCAGCTGATCTGGCAGACCGGAAAGCTGGACTATAAAGAAATTGCTGAAGAGACTAAAAGCATCAGCGGCGATAATATCCGCATCCTTGAATTTATAAAGGATATGGAAACGGCCTATTCGGCTGCGGATGTCATTGTTTCCAGAGCCGGAGCCATAGCCATTTCAGAACTGGCAGTAGCCCGGAAACCAGTCCTGCTGGTGCCCTTCCCTTTTGCAGCGGAAGACCATCAGACCAAAAATGCCATGACCCTGGTAGAAAAGAATGCTGCTAGAATGGTTAAAGATTCTGAAATGCAGGAAAAATTCTGGACTGCATTATCAGAGATCTGCGAAGATGAAGCTTTGAGAAAGGAAATGTCTCAAAACCTGCAATATTTTGCCAAACCGGATGCTGCCAGGGAAATTGTAGAAGAAATCATTAAAAAACTGTAA
- a CDS encoding FtsW/RodA/SpoVE family cell cycle protein: protein MSEQTTESRFEFLKGDKVLWMVILVISIFSIFPVYSASSNLEYIVNNGTTTGHVIKHMFFVVLGLVIMRLVGTIKYEHIGKLSSILLGLLMIILLIITMFTGQTIDGASASRWLKIPGTPISFQPSSFAFLMLIIYLCRYLTKKITRERLPIENIMYIFGPILLVFVLVAKDNGSTALMILMVSVIVLIVGQLNWKYIAGFISASFVAIALFLLVALNTNLIGGNRVHTWMSRVETFTSSKAKSADVDDESVKAKNYQVMQAKAAIVHGGITGMGPGKSALKQMLPQSASDFIFAIIVEEYGVIGAAFLISMYLIMIIRIVMIASKMPAFFGSLLVLSLGVMIFIQLSVNIAVAVNLIPVTGQPLPLISYGGTSMLVTYLQLGIILNISSRIQIYDEEGMGKKQSIAEINDIA, encoded by the coding sequence ATGAGCGAACAGACCACAGAAAGCAGATTTGAATTTCTAAAGGGCGATAAAGTACTTTGGATGGTTATCCTTGTGATTTCCATTTTCTCTATTTTCCCGGTATATTCAGCGAGTTCAAATCTTGAGTACATCGTTAACAACGGGACCACGACCGGCCACGTTATCAAACATATGTTCTTTGTAGTATTGGGTCTGGTCATCATGAGGCTGGTAGGAACCATAAAATACGAGCACATCGGCAAGCTCAGCAGCATCCTGCTCGGACTACTGATGATCATCTTACTGATTATCACCATGTTTACAGGACAAACCATCGACGGTGCAAGTGCCTCCCGATGGCTGAAGATTCCGGGAACCCCAATCTCGTTCCAGCCTTCCTCATTTGCTTTTTTAATGCTGATCATTTACCTCTGCAGGTATCTGACCAAAAAAATAACCCGCGAACGGCTTCCGATAGAAAATATCATGTATATTTTCGGGCCTATCCTCCTGGTTTTTGTCCTGGTAGCCAAAGACAACGGTTCTACAGCTTTGATGATCCTGATGGTATCTGTGATCGTCCTGATTGTAGGTCAGTTGAACTGGAAATATATTGCCGGCTTCATCTCAGCCTCCTTCGTGGCTATCGCACTGTTCCTTCTGGTAGCACTGAATACCAATTTAATTGGTGGGAACAGGGTACATACCTGGATGAGCCGTGTAGAGACCTTTACATCCAGCAAGGCAAAATCTGCCGATGTGGATGACGAAAGTGTAAAAGCCAAAAACTACCAGGTCATGCAGGCTAAAGCTGCTATTGTACATGGCGGGATTACAGGAATGGGTCCTGGAAAAAGTGCCTTGAAGCAAATGCTGCCACAGTCTGCATCCGACTTTATCTTTGCCATCATTGTGGAAGAATACGGGGTAATAGGGGCAGCATTCCTGATCAGCATGTACCTCATCATGATCATCAGGATCGTCATGATTGCCAGCAAGATGCCGGCCTTTTTCGGATCGTTGCTGGTACTCAGCCTGGGAGTGATGATTTTTATACAGCTCTCGGTAAACATTGCCGTGGCAGTCAACCTGATCCCGGTAACCGGACAGCCGCTGCCGCTGATCAGCTACGGGGGAACCTCCATGCTGGTGACCTACCTCCAGCTGGGGATCATCCTTAATATCAGCTCGAGGATACAGATTTATGATGAAGAAGGCATGGGGAAAAAACAAAGCATTGCAGAGATCAATGACATTGCATAA
- the murD gene encoding UDP-N-acetylmuramoyl-L-alanine--D-glutamate ligase has product MKVVVLGGGESGCGAAYLAKKQGMEVFLSDKGAIKDHYKQFLTDNDIEFEEENHDEERILSADWIVKSPGIPKKADIIQKIQEKGIRLSSEIEFASEFTNAKIIAITGSNGKTTTTSLIYYILKNDGLNVGLGGNIGQSFARQVADENHEYYVLEVSSFQLDDIQNFRPYISLLLNLSKDHLDQYNYNYEEYALAKFRITENQENDNFFIYNKDDEMSKSLLEKLEIKARMIPFSTKEPLPEGGFVKGEDTIVVKLKDEFSMKIDELSLMGNHNVANSLAASIAGKILEINNESIRNSLMTFQAVEHRLELVSEQDGIKYINDSKATNVNATYYALESMKTPTVWIVGGVDKGNDYSEIEDLVKRKVKAIVCLGIDNQKIISYFKDKKEMIYDTSSMEEAVKTAKALAKKGDTVLLSPCCASFDLFKSYEDRGRQFKEQVLK; this is encoded by the coding sequence ATGAAAGTAGTTGTTTTAGGAGGTGGAGAAAGCGGTTGCGGTGCTGCTTATTTGGCAAAAAAACAGGGTATGGAAGTTTTTCTTTCAGACAAGGGAGCCATTAAGGATCACTATAAGCAATTTCTTACAGACAATGATATTGAGTTTGAAGAAGAAAACCACGACGAAGAAAGAATTTTAAGCGCAGACTGGATTGTAAAAAGCCCCGGGATTCCCAAAAAGGCAGATATAATTCAGAAAATCCAGGAGAAGGGCATCAGGCTCTCTTCTGAAATAGAATTTGCCTCAGAATTCACCAATGCCAAAATCATTGCCATTACCGGAAGCAACGGAAAGACCACTACAACATCCCTGATCTACTACATCCTGAAAAATGACGGACTCAATGTAGGTCTGGGCGGAAATATAGGGCAAAGTTTCGCCAGGCAGGTAGCAGATGAAAACCATGAGTATTATGTGCTTGAGGTAAGTTCTTTCCAGCTGGATGATATACAGAACTTCAGGCCGTATATTTCCCTGCTGCTCAACCTGTCCAAGGACCATCTGGACCAGTACAACTACAACTACGAAGAATATGCCCTGGCTAAGTTCAGGATCACGGAAAACCAGGAAAATGATAATTTCTTCATCTACAACAAAGACGACGAAATGAGCAAAAGCCTGCTGGAAAAGCTGGAGATCAAAGCCAGGATGATCCCTTTTTCCACCAAAGAACCACTGCCGGAAGGAGGTTTTGTAAAAGGTGAAGATACCATAGTGGTTAAGCTGAAAGATGAGTTCTCCATGAAAATTGATGAATTGTCACTGATGGGGAATCATAATGTAGCCAACAGCCTGGCAGCGTCTATCGCAGGTAAAATACTGGAAATCAACAACGAAAGCATCAGAAACTCACTGATGACCTTCCAGGCCGTGGAGCACAGGCTGGAGCTGGTTTCCGAGCAGGATGGCATAAAATACATCAATGACAGCAAAGCTACCAATGTCAATGCCACCTATTATGCTCTGGAAAGCATGAAAACCCCTACGGTATGGATTGTAGGCGGAGTGGACAAAGGCAATGATTACTCGGAAATCGAGGATCTGGTAAAGAGAAAAGTGAAGGCAATTGTCTGCCTGGGAATCGACAATCAGAAAATCATCTCCTATTTCAAAGATAAAAAGGAAATGATTTATGATACTTCAAGCATGGAAGAGGCCGTAAAGACAGCAAAGGCCCTGGCTAAAAAAGGCGATACGGTATTGCTGTCCCCATGCTGTGCAAGCTTTGATCTATTCAAAAGCTATGAAGACCGCGGACGGCAGTTTAAAGAACAGGTATTAAAATAA